TAAGTGCTGCCTGCAACAAGAGTTGTTGTTGTTGGTGCTGTTGCAGGGAACAAGGTGTAGAATGGAGCTACAGAAGCACCAGACGGGCTGTTCAGTGTATTTAAGACTACTGAACTCACATAATCACCGAAAACACTGCCGTTAGTATAAACCGGCTGGCAGTAGCTGGCCGGCGGTAGAGATGCACTGGCTGCAAGAACCGATGAACCTCCGCTGCAAACCGTAGCCGGTGTTGCGGTTACGCTGCTCATGGTAAGTGCCTGACCAACAGTAATTGTTGCAGTAGCTGTATTCACACAACCATTTGCAGCTGTTCCTGTTACGGTGTAGGTTGTGGTTGCGGTCGGGTTAGCAGAAACTACAGCTCCTGTAGATGGTGTAAGTGCTGTTACGGGCAACCACGTATAAGTAGCTGCTCCGCCCGCTGTAATGGTAACCGGGCTTCCGCCGGGCAAACAGATAAGTCCGCTTGCCGGTGTAGCTGTTACTGTGGGCAAGCCGTTTACAGTAATTGCTATGGTTACAGATGCCGTTGATGCACAACCATCGTTAATGGTTAACGTGTATGTACCTGTTGCAGCAGCTGTAACGGCCGAAAGGGTGGGGTTCTGGCTGCTGGAGGTAAAGCTGTTGGGGCCTGTCCAGGAGTAGGTAAACGGCGCTCCGCCACCTACTGCACCACCATTAAGCGTGATGTTTGACCCTGCGCAAACTGTTGCAGCCGGGCTGGCCGAAGCTGTTGCACTCAGTACCGAACCTGCTGTAATAGATACAGTTTGTGTTGATGTACAACCGCCGTTTGCAGCAGTTACCGTGTAGGTGGTAGATGCTGTTACAGCAGAAGCAAGCGGGTTGCTGATTGCTGTATTGTTCAAGAAGGTAGCGGGAGACCAAGAATAGGTAGGTGCTCCGCCGTTCGGCGACCAGCGATAACCATCAGGTACGGTTACAGTCCAGGTAACGTTGTTGCGGCCCGGAGCTACAAAAGCAGTAGTACCGGCAGCATTCTGGATACCTTGAACCGCAGCGTTATTTCCTGTAGAGCCTGTAGTGTGCGCTTCAATTACGTTGGTGCTTTCAAAAATCACCACCTGTGTAGTAAAGCTGCCTACAGCAGAGTAGAAGTTACCAGCAGTCCAGTTAACAACCAAACGGCGGTTGGGAGCTGTTCCGGTTACAAAATAGTTGATGGTTCCCGTTGTGCGGAAGTCCATATCTGTGCATACAGGTCCAATTACCGGACGGGGGGCAAAGGCAGAAGGCCAGGTATTGTAGTAACCGGTAAATGTATTGGGAGCACCGGCACCAAGTACCATAAATCCGTTGCTGGAAACAGCAAACGAACTGTAGCTGGTTCCGAAAAACATAAAGTTAAACGGAATAGCAAGGTTCTGCCAGCCACCGTCATCAAGTGTACCTGATGAAAGCGGAGTAACAGCTACACCTGCGTTGGCAAGTGTGGTTACGCCTGAGCCAGGAGTAGGAATCAGTGTATAAGGAATAACAGCTCCGGTGTATGAAGTTGTTGTAGCAGCGGCAGCTTGCAATTGTGAGTTTCCGCCATTGCAGATAGCTGCCGGTGTTGCGGTTACAGCACTAAAGCTGGGCGATTCGGCTACTGTAATAGCAGCTGTTGCTGTGTTTACGCAGCCGTTAGCATCGGTACCGGTAACTGTATAGGTTGTGGTTGCAGCCGGGTTGGCAGTTACGTTTGCACCAGTTGTGGCCGACAAACCTGTTGCAGGCAACCAGGCGTATGTTGATGCTCCGCTTGCTGTAAGTGCTGCCGGGCTTCCGGCCGGAACGCAGATTGTACCGGTTGAAGGTGTAACGGCAACTGAGGGAAGAGCATTAACACTAACTGTAAATTGTGAGGTTGTTGCTGATAAACCGCTCGATGTACAAGTAACTGTAACCACATAATATGTGGTAGCAGTAAGCGGTCCGGTTGCCTGTGTGTTCGATGTACCGAGCAATGTGGTATAAGGTCCGCCGTTGGTTGTTGCTGATGCCCACTGATAAGTGATGCCGCCACCAGACGAAGATCCGGAAAGTGTAAGTGTAGTTCCCAGGCCTGAACAAACAGATGTAACACCTGTAATGCTTCCGGCTGTAGGTGTTCCGGTGCAACCATTAATAATGTATGCTCCGATATCATTATCCGGTGTACGGGGAGCACAGTTAAGATCTGCTGTAATGTAAGCCGGAGGTGCTGTTCCCACACTGTTCAGTGCAATTGTACCGGCTCCGAGATCGGATACAGGATTAATAAACAAAGGATCTAATGATACTGAGTTTGCATCCATCCCAACCATAGCAGCTTGCCAGTTGGCAAGAGTTGTGTAAGTTACCGCAGCACCCTGACCCAGGAAGCCCGTAACACCGGCATCAGCAGCCAGATAAAGATCATTATAGTTGGAAACAGTGCCTGTATTACCAATTGCTGTTGCAGTAGGTGTTACATATACAAAGTGACGGGCAACGCCGGTTTGCGCAGGAGTGAAGTTGGCAAAGATGTTGTTTTGCACAGTGTAAATCGGGCCGGTGGTTGTGCTTACCTCAAAAGCAGCACTGCTCAGGTTCAGAGAGCCGGATCCGTTAATGCTTACGCTGTTGTTGTAAATTTCATACGTCTGCGTGGTTGCTCCGCCTGTGCCGCTGATGAAAATACCTCTCAGCGTGCGGGTTGCGGTTGCAACACCGGTATAAGCAGAAGTGATTTCAGAAACAGCGTTGTTGAACACACGAAGTGTATGTGTGCCGGTTGTCGTGTGCGACATCCGAATACCGGCAATACCGGTTGTTGAAGATGTGCTGATGTTGCGTACTGTTTGAATTCTATTGTTACTTACAGTACTTGTTCCCTGAAAGGTATTGATAACAATACCATCGGTTTGTGCAGCATTGCCCGAAACGTTGCGGATGCTGTTGTTTGAAATGGTAAATCCGCTCAGGTTGGTGGCAAGAATGCCATACGTTGCGCTTGTGCCGTTTCCAATATCGTTTGCCGTTGCCGGGTTTCCGATGGTGTTGAAGGTGGCGCAGTTGGTGCGTACAACTTGTGTATTAACATCGGGGAAAGCAGCATTGCTCAACAACTGGATACCTGCATACACATTGGTAATGCTGAAATCTCTGAATGTGTTGTTGGAATTAGCGCCGGTAGCGGCTGTTGGTATGGTTATTACGTTTGAAAAGAAACCACGGCTGCCGGTGTTTGCACGGTTCATGGTTACGGTAACGTTTGAAATAACGTTGTTGGTAGCACCATCAGTAGCCGAACTATTGTAGATACCTACGCCATGATCGACAGTTTGATTTCCAATGTTGCCACGGATATCAAGGTTGTTCAGGGTCACAAAGTCGGCTCCTACAAGTCCGAAAATCGGATCAACGTTGCTGGCGAGTGCTGTAGTGCTGGCCTGGTTGGCAATGGCACCTGCCGACCCGCTGGCTCCGGCATAAGCAACAATGGCTGCGGTTGCCGATTTGGTGAAGGTGATTGTATTTGCAGCACTTGATCCTGCAACCGGCCCGATCAGAATCGGGAAGAAGTGGCTGCCGTTGGCTGCGGTAACATCATACTGGGCATCAACAAGGTTAAAGGTAACCGCACCCGAAATACCGCGATGGTTTACATCGGCTGCGGCTTCGTTCAGGTTGCGGTAAGTTTGTCCCACGCCTACATTGTAGGTGCCTCCGGCAAGCGGAGTGGGAGCTCCCGGTGTAAAACGGAAGTTGTAAGCCGGCCAGCGGTCGCTCTGCAGCGAACTGTTGCCTGTAAAAGACGACCCGGTTACAGCATCAATATACTGGCCGTTGCCGCCGGTTACGCTCTTGATACCAATTGTTGCCGACTCTGACGTATTAAGTGTACCCGTTGGGGCGGCACCATACCAGAACTCAATTACACCGGTTGCTTCATACAACTTCACCTGATAGTTAATGGTACGTGTGGATGTAAAATAGTACGAAAGCGAAGTCCACTGCATGGTGAACACCTGCGAGCCGGGTGTGCCTGTGGTTTGATACACAATGGCAGAAGAGCTAAGGTCGTCCCACCAGGGTGCAAGTACAGCTGCATTCGTGGTCGAATACAAATTGGGCGAAAACGCATCAAAAGCAGCCAGATTCGCCAGACTCAGCCAACCATTGGTAGATACCGACAGCTGTGTGTACGGTGCCGACAAATAGTTGAACGTAAATCCAATCGGGATGTTTTGCTGAAAAGCATCATCGCCTACAGCCGTGGAGGTCGTTCCGCCAACAATTGGCGTGTACGTTCCGGTAAACACAGATCGCGTCATGGCGAGCTGCGCCTGCACTGCTGTTGCCGAAATAACAAACGCGGCAAGCAGTAACAGGCTCTTACATCGAACAGTAAATTTAATCATGTGAGGGTTTAATTATGATTATTTATTCTGATTCGGACAGATTGTCCGATTTTATATTTACGTAAATATGAGCATTAACATTGAATTTACCCGTGCAGGATGCTTATTCTGCAAGAAATTCAAGCATTAACACAGTAAAACACACGGCTGATTTTATAGCACGGCAGTTGTTGTAAAACATACAAGGCCTTAAAGCAGCATAGCTTTGATATGCACTTAATCAGTTCTTTAGCTTTCCAGACAAATGCCGGTTCAGGATATAAATCAGATCTTCAATGTCGCGTTGAACCGGCTTTTATGCAGTGAAAGCAGCCAAATAACCAGTGCAAAAAACTATCAAATTCCACAAGTTCAAAACTTGTATGGCTTGGGTTACGTAAATCAGTTTTAAAACTTTAATCTCAATCAATGGCCGTTACAGCAATTGTTTTCGTGTACAATGCCGATGCAAAACTTACCAGTGCCGCATTCGATTTTTTGCATAAAATAGTATCGCCATCTACATACCCGTGTAAACTCTGTGGTATTACTTATGGCAATTTTTCAATGGTGAAAGAATGGAAGGATTTCATCGCCACATTACCGCTGCCGGTAAAATTCCTTCACCGCGATGAATGGCTGCAACTTACCGGAAGAAAGGATGATACATTCCCTGCGGCATTTTTACAAAAAGACAATGCATATTCTCTCTGGATTGCCGCCGAAACAATGAACACGTTTGAATTGCCTGAACTGATGCTGTTTATACGCAGCCGGGAAAATGAACTTCGGTGAAACTGCTTTACACCCGCTTCGCAATTCCCTCACCGCAATTTCATTTTCAAACACGCTTGTTTCTCTTATCTTTACAGGAGAACCCTTAACCGGCATGCGTTTCTGTAAATTTCTCCTGCTGCTGTTTGCCCTGCAGGCTGCCCCTGCGGCGGCTCAGATTACCGATAATTTTGGCGACGGCGACTTTACCAATAATCCTACCTGGAGCGGCGACAACTCCATGTTTCTGGTAAACACCGGATTTCAGTTGCAACTCAATGGCACAGCCGCCGATACATCCTACCTCTCTATGGCATCGCCTTTTATCGGCAATGCCGAGTGGCAGTTCTGGATTCGGCTCAACTTTGCGCCTTCTGACAACAACAATGCACGCTTTTATGTAGTGGCTGACGTGGCCAACCTGAGCGGCCCGGTAAACGGCTATTACGTGCGCCTGGGCGAAAACGGCTCATTTGACAGTGTTGATTTGTGGGAACAAAGCGGCACCACACACACTAAAATTATTGATGGTATTCCGGCGCACTGTGCGGCCACAAACAATGTATTGCGCATCAAACTCACCCGCGACAATGCCGGGCTTTGGAACCTGTATTCCGATACGCTTGGCGGTAATACATTTCTGCCCGAAGGCTCGGTAACCGATAACACACACACCACCTGCAACTACATGGGTATGTGGTGCAAATACACCGTATCAAACATTACCCGTTTTTACTTTGATGATATTTACGCCGGCCCGATTATCGTTGATACTACTGCCCCCCTGCTTGTTTCGGCCACAGCACTTTCAGCCACGCAGCTTGATGTGCTGTTTAACGAACCGGTGAGCCTTGCTACTTCACAAAACACCGCCAACTACAGCGTAAACAACAGCATCGGCGCTCCTGCCACTGCCCTGCGCGACGGAACCAACCCTGCGCTGGTGCATCTAACTTTTGCAAACAGCTTTGTAAACGCCACAAACTACACACTCAGTGTTACGGCTGTGGAAGATGCAAGCGGAAATGCCATTACCTCAGCCACAACCGGTTTTCAGTGGTTTGCCACCATTGCAGCCGGATTCCGCGATGTGGTGATTAATGAAATAATGGCCGATCCTTCGCCGCAGATTGCCTTGCCCAATGCGGAATTTGTGGAACTCTTCAACCGCACCGCAAACAACTTCAACCTCACAGGCTGGCAGCTTACCGATGGTTCTTCTACGGCTACGCTGGGCAACCACGTTATTCCCGGCGGCGGATACCTCATACTCTGCGCCAATGCCGATACGGCCTTGTTCAGTCCGCTTGGCCCTACACTCGGCCTGAGCAGTTTTCCCTCCATCAACAATGCCGGCGATTTGCTGGCCCTGACCGACGGCACCAACGCCATCGACTCTGTGCGCTTCGACATAAGCTGGTACCGCGATGCATCGAAAGACGACGGGGGCTGGGCACTAGAGCTGATCAATCCCGCACTCGGCACTGGCTGCGCACCTTCGGGCAACTGGATTGCTTCTACAAACAGCCTTGGCGGCACACCCGGCGTACAAAACAGCGTGTTCAACAGTTCGCCCGATGTAACTGCGCCGCAATTGCTTTACGCCTATGCCGCAGACAGTGTGCATGTAATTCTCTGCTTCAACGAAGCCATTGATCCGGCACAATTGCTGCTGCTCAGCAATTACAGCATAAACAACAGCATTGGCACACCCGTTTCGCTCAGCTACGATACAACCACCCTGCAGTGTGTTACACTTACATTGGGCACAGCACTGCAAAACCAAATTGCCTACACCGCCACATTCAACAATCTGGCCGACTGCGCAGGCAATGTCATTACCGCAAACACGGCCGTTTTCACTTACTACATTGTGCAAACCTACGATGTAGTAATTAACGAAATTATGGCCGACCCCGATCCGCCACAGGATTTGCCCAATCAGGAATATGTAGAACTGCACAATACCACGCCCTATCTCATTTATCTCGACGGCTGGCAATTTACCGTGGGCAGCACCACACGCACAATAACCAATGCCTGGCTGCCGGCCAATGGCTACATTGCTGTGGTTGACGACGCCGCACCCGGTCAGTTCGGAAGCATTAACCTCACCGCAATGAGCAGCTTCCCGTCAATCACCAACACATCAGGCACCATTACACTGCGCACCAATCGCGGACTGCTGCAACACAGCGTTAGCTACAGCGACAGCTGGTATGTGGATGCATCAAAAGCCGGCGGCGGCTGGTCGCTTGAACAGATTGATCCGCTCAATCCATGCGCAGGTGCCGTTAACTGGCGTGCCGCAGCAACTGCCGATGGCGGCACACCCGGCGCACAAAACAGCAACTACGCACAAAATCCCGATGCACTTGCACCGGCACTGCTGCGTGTATCAGTGCTCGCGCCCGACAGCATCCGCCTCTTTTTCTCCGAACCGACAGACAGTGCTTCGGCAGCCGATATTTCCCGCTACACAATCAGCAACAGCGTCGGAACACCGCTGCAGGTAAAGCCGCTCGGCAACGATTTCATGCGCGTGGATCTGAAGCTCAGCGCAGCCATTTCGGCCGGAATCATATACACGGTTACCGTTTCCACCCAGCTTACCGATTGTGTAGGAAATCCGGTAAACAGCAACACGGCCCCCTTTGCCCTGCCCGAACCGGTGGCCGCTAACGATATTGTGATAAACGAAATCCTGCCCGATCCGCTCGACGGTGGTGTGGATTTTGTGGAACTCTACAACCGCTCGCAAAAAGTAATTGATCTGGGTTCGATGGTGTTGTGTACGCAGGATACCATTGCCAATATACTGGAAGAAATAAACATCATTGCACCTGATGGTTACCTGCTTTTCCCGGGCGAATATGTGGTGCTGAGTGAAGACGGAAATGCAGTAGCTGCACAGTATCCGGCCAACATAAACAGAAGCCGGTTGCTTGACATGAACAATATCCCGTCGATGAATATTGATGGTGATCTTGTAATTATTGCCGACACCGGTTTGCGCATCATTGACCGTTTGGTGTACAGCGGCGACTGGCATTTCGCATTACTCAACGAAACAAAAGGCGTAACGCTAGAACGCATCGATACGGAGCGCCCCACGCAAGACGCCACCAACTGGCATTCGGCCGCCGAAACAGCAGGTTTTGGTACGCCCACACAACGCAACTCGCAATACAGCGCCGCACCTGCCGATGATGGTGCAGTAACGCTTGGCAACACGATTTTTTCGCCCGATAACGATGGTTTTGAGGATGTGCTGAACATCGGTTTCAATTTCGACCGCCCCGGCTACGTAGCCAGCGTAACCATTTACGACGAGCGCGGCCGTTTGGTACGCACACTTGTGCGCAGCGAGTTGCTGGGCACCGAAGGCGGCACGTTTTCATGGGACGGCATCACCGACGACCGCAACAAGGCGCGCAACGGGGCATATGTGGTGTACTTTGAAGCCTTCAACCCCAACGGCGATGTAAAGCGTTACAAGCGCGCGTGTGTGCTGGCGGAACGGTTGTAACCCTTGTTATGTACAATGCTGCGAGAGGTTTCAGACGGCTATGCTGTAAAACCTCTTGCAACACCTGGCAAAGTCTGTGACTTTCCACCAAAATGCTTCCGCGTGCGCTGCTAAAGCGAAACGAAGTTGAGCTTAGCATCCTCACTCTCGTTACATAGTCTCGGGCTGATGCTCCTTACTCCCGCTCTTTATTCCCGCTCTGATCATCCATTCGGCAATCAGCAAATTAGGCACCCAGCCCAGCCACGCTACAATGCGATACACATCCATAGGCGGCGGCGCAAAAGCAAACACAATTAAAAACTTCCATGCACGCAGTGTAAGCGCAGAAAGCGTGAGTGCAAAACTGCGTATCATAAATTTACGATGCCGCGCAATATCGCCCTTGCGAATGGCGGTATAAGCGCGCCACGTAGTATATAGCCAAAGCAGGGCAAGCAGCACAAACGCAAGCTGAGAGGTAATTCCACCATTGGCAAACACACCCATAATCAATCCGGCCGGACCTGAAATGCAGAGCAGCACAATAATATATGCTTTGCCCATGCCTCTGTGCAGTTTGCGAAATCTCCCTGCGGGAAGAAACTGCGTAAACCCGGCAAATACAAGCACAAGACTGGTAAGCACGTGCGCATAAAACGCCGCACGCCACACACCGATGTGCATGACGTGTTGTTTAATTTGAAGAAAACCTTCTTCGGGGTTGAATGTAAAATGCGGCAGGGTAATGCGCACCATGAGGATGGTGAAAAAAGCCAGCAACATATAAAGCGTAATCTGAACGATTCTTCTGCGCATGAATAATGAATGTGTATTTCAAAAGTACAGAACCATTCATTTCGCGGGATATAAATAATGACAGGTGTTTCCTTTTCTGATTAAGTGTAAAGCGTTGGTGATTCACACGGCCAAATCATTTATTCACTCAAAACCACACTTATTCAATTCACCCCAACACCCGCAAGAAGAATCACGGTTGATTCAGTGCGCATTATTTATATTCGCTATACCAAACAAAAGCACCATGCGTTTACTCAGCCTGCTTATCATTACCCTGCTTTCATTTTCGTGCGGCAACGCACCCAAACAAACTGATGCGACCGAACAAAAGTCGGAAAACCTTACCGTTCCCGAAGCATTGCGGGGCGATATCCGAAAAATAGGCGGCACAAAAGCCACGGAGCAGGAACTCATCGAAAAAGCACTTCAGGCAATGACGGCAGGCGCTGATCCGCTGCTGGGCTGCTGGGTGGGTATGTTTGGTGAAAACAAAATAAACATTTCCATCACCGAACGCACGGCCACAGAAGCAAAAGGCTTTACGGTATGTGCGGGCAATTTCCGCCCCATACGCGGCACGGTAAAAGCCGATGGCGAAAACCGTTTTCTGCTGAGCATGGATGAGCCGGGCGACAATAAATACGACGGGCATTTTGAATTTGCAATTACACTTGGCGGCAGCCAGCCTTTGCTGAGTGGCACGTGGAAACCTTTTAAAACGGGCGTGGTGGCCAACCGCGAGTATTCGCTTACCAAAAAGAAATTTGTGTACAGCGCAGAGGCAGGCACTTATCCGCAGGCATCGGCACGCGAGCTTACGTATGAAGATGTAGAGAATCTGGGATCGGATGAACTGCGGGTAATGCGCAACGAAATTTATGCCCGGCACGGGTATTCATTCCGCGATAAAGCCATGCGCAATGTGTTTGATGCGCTGGAGTGGTACATCCCGATGGGCATTGATATCCGCCACCAGCTTACGGATGCCGAGGTAAAGAACATTTCGCTTATTTACCGTTATGAGAAATATGCCGAAGCAAATTACGACGATTACGGACGTTAATTGCGCCGTTTAATCGGCCACTGATACAAACTGGTCGTAAAAACGGAGGCCGGGCCGGGCAAAATGCTAACTTCGCGCCGACTCATCTCTGTTTGCATGGAATTTCAGAACATTCTTACCTCAGTTGCCGATGGTGTGTTCACCATCACCATTAACCGTCCGGATAAGCTGAACGCCCTTAACCAGGCCACGCTTGGCGAATTGCAAAGTGCGATTAATATTGCCAAAGCCGATGCGGCCGTAAAAGGCATCATCATTACCGGAGCCGGCCCGAAAGCATTTGTGGCCGGTGCCGACATCTCAGAATTTACCGGCCTTGATGCGCCTTCGGGTGCAATTTTTGCTGCGGCCGGTCATGCTATTTTCAAGGAAATTGAACTTTGTCCGAAACCGGTAATTGCCGCTGTAAACGGCTTTGCGCTTGGCGGCGGTTGCGAACTTGCCATGGCCTGCCACATGCGCGTAGCGGCTGAAAATGCGAAGTTTGGACAACCCGAAGTAAATCTCGGCCTTATACCCGGCTACGCAGGCACGCAACGACTGGTACAGCTTATCGGAAAAGGGAAAGCGATGGAACTGCTCATGACAGCCGATATGATTGACGCCAACGAAGCCTACCGCCTCGGCCTTGCCAACCATGTGGTAGCTGCCGACCAGCTGCTGGCGAAAGCAAACGAAATTTTGCAGAAGATTTTTACCAAAGCCCCGCTGGCCATTGCCGAAATTGTAAACTGCGTAAACGCATACTACACCAGCGGCATCGACGGTTTCCGCTACGAGCAGGAAGCTTTCGGCCGCTGCTGCGATACCGCCGATTTCCGCGAAGGTGCCGGTGCTTTCCTGGAAAAACGCAAAGCGGTTTTCACAGGTAAATAAATCATATTTGCCGTAAAAATGAAACGGACTTTCTCACCTTGAGAAAGTCCGTTTCGCTA
This genomic stretch from Bacteroidota bacterium harbors:
- a CDS encoding lamin tail domain-containing protein, which produces MRFCKFLLLLFALQAAPAAAQITDNFGDGDFTNNPTWSGDNSMFLVNTGFQLQLNGTAADTSYLSMASPFIGNAEWQFWIRLNFAPSDNNNARFYVVADVANLSGPVNGYYVRLGENGSFDSVDLWEQSGTTHTKIIDGIPAHCAATNNVLRIKLTRDNAGLWNLYSDTLGGNTFLPEGSVTDNTHTTCNYMGMWCKYTVSNITRFYFDDIYAGPIIVDTTAPLLVSATALSATQLDVLFNEPVSLATSQNTANYSVNNSIGAPATALRDGTNPALVHLTFANSFVNATNYTLSVTAVEDASGNAITSATTGFQWFATIAAGFRDVVINEIMADPSPQIALPNAEFVELFNRTANNFNLTGWQLTDGSSTATLGNHVIPGGGYLILCANADTALFSPLGPTLGLSSFPSINNAGDLLALTDGTNAIDSVRFDISWYRDASKDDGGWALELINPALGTGCAPSGNWIASTNSLGGTPGVQNSVFNSSPDVTAPQLLYAYAADSVHVILCFNEAIDPAQLLLLSNYSINNSIGTPVSLSYDTTTLQCVTLTLGTALQNQIAYTATFNNLADCAGNVITANTAVFTYYIVQTYDVVINEIMADPDPPQDLPNQEYVELHNTTPYLIYLDGWQFTVGSTTRTITNAWLPANGYIAVVDDAAPGQFGSINLTAMSSFPSITNTSGTITLRTNRGLLQHSVSYSDSWYVDASKAGGGWSLEQIDPLNPCAGAVNWRAAATADGGTPGAQNSNYAQNPDALAPALLRVSVLAPDSIRLFFSEPTDSASAADISRYTISNSVGTPLQVKPLGNDFMRVDLKLSAAISAGIIYTVTVSTQLTDCVGNPVNSNTAPFALPEPVAANDIVINEILPDPLDGGVDFVELYNRSQKVIDLGSMVLCTQDTIANILEEINIIAPDGYLLFPGEYVVLSEDGNAVAAQYPANINRSRLLDMNNIPSMNIDGDLVIIADTGLRIIDRLVYSGDWHFALLNETKGVTLERIDTERPTQDATNWHSAAETAGFGTPTQRNSQYSAAPADDGAVTLGNTIFSPDNDGFEDVLNIGFNFDRPGYVASVTIYDERGRLVRTLVRSELLGTEGGTFSWDGITDDRNKARNGAYVVYFEAFNPNGDVKRYKRACVLAERL
- a CDS encoding enoyl-CoA hydratase/isomerase family protein gives rise to the protein MEFQNILTSVADGVFTITINRPDKLNALNQATLGELQSAINIAKADAAVKGIIITGAGPKAFVAGADISEFTGLDAPSGAIFAAAGHAIFKEIELCPKPVIAAVNGFALGGGCELAMACHMRVAAENAKFGQPEVNLGLIPGYAGTQRLVQLIGKGKAMELLMTADMIDANEAYRLGLANHVVAADQLLAKANEILQKIFTKAPLAIAEIVNCVNAYYTSGIDGFRYEQEAFGRCCDTADFREGAGAFLEKRKAVFTGK
- a CDS encoding T9SS type A sorting domain-containing protein, with product MIKFTVRCKSLLLLAAFVISATAVQAQLAMTRSVFTGTYTPIVGGTTSTAVGDDAFQQNIPIGFTFNYLSAPYTQLSVSTNGWLSLANLAAFDAFSPNLYSTTNAAVLAPWWDDLSSSAIVYQTTGTPGSQVFTMQWTSLSYYFTSTRTINYQVKLYEATGVIEFWYGAAPTGTLNTSESATIGIKSVTGGNGQYIDAVTGSSFTGNSSLQSDRWPAYNFRFTPGAPTPLAGGTYNVGVGQTYRNLNEAAADVNHRGISGAVTFNLVDAQYDVTAANGSHFFPILIGPVAGSSAANTITFTKSATAAIVAYAGASGSAGAIANQASTTALASNVDPIFGLVGADFVTLNNLDIRGNIGNQTVDHGVGIYNSSATDGATNNVISNVTVTMNRANTGSRGFFSNVITIPTAATGANSNNTFRDFSITNVYAGIQLLSNAAFPDVNTQVVRTNCATFNTIGNPATANDIGNGTSATYGILATNLSGFTISNNSIRNVSGNAAQTDGIVINTFQGTSTVSNNRIQTVRNISTSSTTGIAGIRMSHTTTGTHTLRVFNNAVSEITSAYTGVATATRTLRGIFISGTGGATTQTYEIYNNSVSINGSGSLNLSSAAFEVSTTTGPIYTVQNNIFANFTPAQTGVARHFVYVTPTATAIGNTGTVSNYNDLYLAADAGVTGFLGQGAAVTYTTLANWQAAMVGMDANSVSLDPLFINPVSDLGAGTIALNSVGTAPPAYITADLNCAPRTPDNDIGAYIINGCTGTPTAGSITGVTSVCSGLGTTLTLSGSSSGGGITYQWASATTNGGPYTTLLGTSNTQATGPLTATTYYVVTVTCTSSGLSATTSQFTVSVNALPSVAVTPSTGTICVPAGSPAALTASGASTYAWLPATGLSATTGANVTANPAATTTYTVTGTDANGCVNTATAAITVAESPSFSAVTATPAAICNGGNSQLQAAAATTTSYTGAVIPYTLIPTPGSGVTTLANAGVAVTPLSSGTLDDGGWQNLAIPFNFMFFGTSYSSFAVSSNGFMVLGAGAPNTFTGYYNTWPSAFAPRPVIGPVCTDMDFRTTGTINYFVTGTAPNRRLVVNWTAGNFYSAVGSFTTQVVIFESTNVIEAHTTGSTGNNAAVQGIQNAAGTTAFVAPGRNNVTWTVTVPDGYRWSPNGGAPTYSWSPATFLNNTAISNPLASAVTASTTYTVTAANGGCTSTQTVSITAGSVLSATASASPAATVCAGSNITLNGGAVGGGAPFTYSWTGPNSFTSSSQNPTLSAVTAAATGTYTLTINDGCASTASVTIAITVNGLPTVTATPASGLICLPGGSPVTITAGGAATYTWLPVTALTPSTGAVVSANPTATTTYTVTGTAANGCVNTATATITVGQALTMSSVTATPATVCSGGSSVLAASASLPPASYCQPVYTNGSVFGDYVSSVVLNTLNSPSGASVAPFYTLFPATAPTTTTLVAGSTYTITLTAGTYTLNDLAAWIDFNQNGVLNDAGEKLGESNNVGASPASTSFTFTVPLTAINGQVRLRVRDMDYSGTGIMDPCASQSTYGETEDYIITITGGASPATFSWSPGTFLSSTTGASVNATGVTAATTYTATATASSGCTATGTVTISLPPALTSAGSVSPSNTVCAASNLTLSATPTGGLAPYTYAWTGPNSFTASTASPAITAITTAGSGTYTCVITDNCGTTSTVTVAVTVNALPSVSITGTNTICAGGSTVLTGTSGGTSQWYLNGVMIPSATSNTYTATLPGVYNLIKTNTNGCSDSAAVGFTLVVNALPTVTAAATSTTVCSGDTVTFTGSGATTYVWSGGVTDGVATALTTGGFYSVVGTDANGCTDADSVQITVNALPTVTAAATSATVCSGDTVTFTGSGATTYVWSGGVTDGVATAVTTAGFYSVVGTDANGCTDADSVQITVNALPVVALGADTAQCGGSVVLDAGNAGATYSWSTSGSGQTETVTASGSYSVMVTDNNNCSSSDTISVTINALPVVALGADTVNCNGASITLDAGNAGATYSWSTSGSGQTETVSTSGLYSVMVTDSNGCMASDTIQVSISNGVVVALGADTTVCGGPVVLDAGNAGSTYLWNNTTTAQTNTVSASGSYSVMVTDANGCMGSDTISVVINALPVVSFTIAQATICADDAALTLTGTPAGGSFSGPGVSGTTFTPLTLTGNQTIIYTYTDSSGCTATATDIIFVDPCSGVSDPSQSFNNTTIYPNPNLGQFIIDLGYVPNDVVNVEVMNSIGQLVQAFTITTTNKQVDLSNYEGGIYLIRITDGANTTTRRVVKQ
- a CDS encoding DUF2306 domain-containing protein produces the protein MRRRIVQITLYMLLAFFTILMVRITLPHFTFNPEEGFLQIKQHVMHIGVWRAAFYAHVLTSLVLVFAGFTQFLPAGRFRKLHRGMGKAYIIVLLCISGPAGLIMGVFANGGITSQLAFVLLALLWLYTTWRAYTAIRKGDIARHRKFMIRSFALTLSALTLRAWKFLIVFAFAPPPMDVYRIVAWLGWVPNLLIAEWMIRAGIKSGSKEHQPETM
- a CDS encoding YARHG domain-containing protein → MRLLSLLIITLLSFSCGNAPKQTDATEQKSENLTVPEALRGDIRKIGGTKATEQELIEKALQAMTAGADPLLGCWVGMFGENKINISITERTATEAKGFTVCAGNFRPIRGTVKADGENRFLLSMDEPGDNKYDGHFEFAITLGGSQPLLSGTWKPFKTGVVANREYSLTKKKFVYSAEAGTYPQASARELTYEDVENLGSDELRVMRNEIYARHGYSFRDKAMRNVFDALEWYIPMGIDIRHQLTDAEVKNISLIYRYEKYAEANYDDYGR